In Bombus affinis isolate iyBomAffi1 chromosome 8, iyBomAffi1.2, whole genome shotgun sequence, the following proteins share a genomic window:
- the LOC126919739 gene encoding homeobox protein Nkx-2.5-like isoform X3, with translation MLPSSVSGTPFSVRDILSEDQQLGIMDCYPSVHHQHQLQQQHVPQEYYGYNIVPDNNWDVEKFKEQSMPTYPHYPDLGHVHQLNQIAAPYQDPPVTEDGNVVTSSKTELRKSQSGKRTKRKPRVLFSQNQVYELEQRFKQQRYLSAPERELLAQTLKLTSTQVKIWFQNRRYKNKRARLEDAEKLQAQNAKNQSLKKIHVPVLIRDGKPNIQESYNPSYWSNIRPELGVSMQPDFRMNEIRPSPEFRSTNDMRMDTNISPEFKTEIGADVAGKSSLNEEIQAARQHVLVSSDFRNNLSTDPRATVHDCHRQMKGNASGNEAAPFPDLKNISTESKIMVSDGRPVMDVSSSDYGFSNYLGPANYQMQYVNYMEQVPMDQNLQRLW, from the exons ATGTTGCCTTCCTCGGTCTCCGGAACCCCGTTCAGCGTCCGCGACATTCTCAGCGAGGATCAACAGCTCGGAATCATGGATTGCTACCCGTCTGTCCACCATCAACATCAGCTTCAACAACAACACGTGCCTCAGGAATATTACGGTTATAATATCGTGCCGGACAACAACTGGGACGTGGAAAAGTTCAAGGAACAATCGATGCCGACTTATCCTCACTATCCTGACTTGGGTCACGTTCATCAGTTGAATCAGATCGCTGCTCCGTACCAGGATCCACCGGTTACAGAGGACG GTAACGTGGTTACATCGAGCAAGACGGAGCTGCGAAAGAGTCAGTCCGGCAAGAGGACAAAGAGGAAGCCGAGGGTGCTATTTTCTCAA AACCAAGTGTACGAGTTGGAACAGCGATTCAAGCAGCAACGATACCTAAGCGCCCCAGAAAGGGAACTACTGGCTCAAACTCTGAAACTGACCAGTACCCAGGTGAAGATCTGGTTCCAGAACCGACGGTACAAGAACAAACGCGCGAGGTTAGAGGACGCGGAGAAACTTCAAGCTCAGAACGCGAAGAACCAGTCTCTGAAGAAGATCCACGTGCCGGTATTGATCAGAGATGGTAAACCAAACATCCAGGAATCCTACAATCCTTCGTACTGGTCCAACATCAGGCCAGAGCTCGGCGTTTCGATGCAACCGGACTTTCGAATGAACGAAATTCGACCGAGCCCCGAATTCAGATCGACGAACGACATGAGGATGGACACGAACATCAGTCCCGAGTTTAAAACAGAAATCGGCGCCGATGTCGCCGGAAAATCGAGTCTGAACGAAGAGATACAAGCCGCCAGACAACACGTTCTCGTTAGCTCGGATTTCCGAAATAATTTGTCGACGGATCCTCGAGCTACGGTGCACGATTGTCACAGGCAAATGAAAGGGAACGCGAGTGGCAACGAAGCGGCGCCATTTCCAGATTTGAAGAATATTTCCACGGAGAGTAAGATCATGGTGAGCGACGGAAGACCGGTGATGGACGTCTCCAGCAGCGATTACGGATTCTCCAATTACTTGGGTCCGGCTAACTACCAGATGCAGTACGTCAATTACATGGAACAGGTGCCTATGGACCAGAATCTACAACGATTGTGGTAG